The segment CCTCCGTCTATTAAGGCGTTGCAGGCTTTAAATGCGGTGCGATTGGGCAATGTTCTGCGCTATTGGCTGCGCTCTAGCTATGGCACAACACCTACGGCGGCCCAGCTTTCGCAGCTCATGCATCAGCTGAGGGTTTGTACTACACGAGGGCACCGTATCCATATCAAGGTGGGGCGGGGCTTTGTTGAGCGCCGGGGTGCGGCTCTTGATTGGTACAATTCCTAGGTTTTGGTCTTCTTACTTGCACGAAAAATCGCCGGCGCGCCAAAACCTCTGTGACCTGCGCCGTGGCAGCTGTTTCGTCACCCTTTAGTATCCAATGGCACTGATCGTTCATAAATACGGCGGCACCTCGATGGGCTCGACAGAGCGCATCCGCAATGTCGCCAAGCGCGTGGCTAAGTGGGCTCGGGCAGGTCACCAGTTGGTGGTTGTTCCCAGCGCCATGAGTGGCGAAACCAATCGTCTGCTGGGTTTGGCCAGCGAATTGGCTCCCAGTCAAGCCAAGAATTCCTACTACCGTGAGCTCGACATGCTGGCCTCCACAGGCGAGCAAGTGTCGTCAGCCCTGCTGGCGATTGCTTTGCAGGCTGAAGGTGTTGAGTCCGTCAGCTACGCTGGCTGGCAAGTACCGGTGCGCACAGACAGCAGCTTCACCAAGGCTCGCATTGAATCCATTGACGATAAGCGTGTTCGCGCTGATCTGGATGCAGGCCGAGTGGTGATCGTGACGGGCTTTCAGGGTATCGATCCTGATGGCAACATCACGACGCTGGGTCGTGGCGGCTCTGACACCTCGGCTGTGGCTGTGGCCGCAGCGCTGAAGGCTGCTGAAGTGCTGATCTACACCGATGTGGATGGTGTCTACACCACCGACCCCCGTGTGGTGTCTGCGGCTAAGCGCCTGGGTACCGTGAGCTTCGAGGAAATGCTGGAAATGGCAAGCCTTGGCTCCAAGGTGCTGCAGATCCGCTCCGTAGAGTTTGCTGGCAAGTACAAAGTGCCTATGCGCGTGCTCTCTAGCTTCACCCCTTGGGACATCGATCTGCAAGAAGAAGCCAAGTCCGGCACCCTGATTACTTTTGAGGAAGACGAAAAAATGGAAAAGGCTGTCGTATCCGGCATCGCATTTAACCGTGGTGAAGCCAAGATCTCCGTGCTGGGCGTGCCCGACACCCCCGGTATCGCTGCTGGCATCCTGGGCCCAGTGGCTGATGCCAACATCGAAGTCGATGTGATCATCCAGAACATCTCTAAAGACGGTAAGACTGACTTCAGCTTCACCGTTAGCCAAGGTGACTACCAGCGTGCGCTGGAGTTGCTGAGCGAAAAAGTAGCTCCTGCTCTGGGCGCTTCTGAAGTAGTGGGCAATCCCAACATCGCCAAGGTCAGCATCGTTGGTATCGGCATGCGTAGCCACGTAGGCGTTGCATCGACGATGTTCCGCACTTTGAGTAAGGAAGGCGTGAACATTCAGATGATCTCTACTTCTGAAATCAAGACTTCGGTCGTGATCGACGAGAAGTACCTGGAATTGGCTGTGCGCTCCTTGCACACAGCCTTCGGTTTGGATAAAACGGAATAATTTTTGCGACTTTTCAAAAACGTCTCAAAAAGCTGCTTACAATAGCGACATACTGGAAACGTGACCGAGTGGCCGAAGGTGCTCCCCTGCTAAGGGAGTATGGGGTGTAGAGCCTCATCGAGGGTTCGAATCCCTCCGTTTCCGCCAAATCAAAGAAAAAGCCGAAAGGCTTTTTCTTTTTGTTAGAGCTCTCCAAGAGCTCTAACAAAAGGTTTCAAGAATCTTTGATTTGAGTGCCCTAAAGTGGTGCTACAATCCAATGCTTCGCTGATCACAGCAAGCAACGAAATTCAAGTGGTTTTAAAGCTGTTTGAGTTCTCAGATCCTTAAAAAAATACAGCCGATAAGTGTGGGCGTTTGATGGCAAGCAGCCAGTTCTTCGGAACAAAACTCTTCGGAGTATCAAGCGCTCACGAAAACAGTAATTATGGAAGAATTTATTCTTCTTAATTCCGTCAAGTGAGTGAGCAGTCGAAAGACTTTAAATTCAAGATCGAACTATAGAGTTTGATCCTGGCTCAGATTGAACGCTGGCGGCATGCTTTACACATGCAAGTCGAACGGTAACAGGTCTTCGGATGCTGACGAGTGGCGAACGGGTGAGTAATACATCGGAACGTGCCTAGTAGTGGGGGATAACTACTCGAAAGAGTAGCTAATACCGCATGAGATCTACGGATGAAAGCAGGGGACCTTCGGGCCTTGTGCTACTAGAGCGGCTGATGGCAGATTAGGTAGTTGGTGGGGTAAAGGCTCACCAAGCCTGCGATCTGTAGCTGGTCTGAGAGGACGACCAGCCACACTGGAACTGAGACACGGTCCAGACTCCTACGGGAGGCAGCAGTGGGGAATTTTGGACAATGGGCGAAAGCCTGATCCAGCAATGCCGCGTGCAGGATGAAGGCCTTCGGGTTGTAAACTGCTTTTGTACGGAACGAAAAGCTCTGGGCTAATACCCCGGAGTCATGACGGTACCGTAAGAATAAGCACCGGCTAACTACGTGCCAGCAGCCGCGGTAATACGTAGGGTGCAAGCGTTAATCGGAATTACTGGGCGTAAAGCGTGCGCAGGCGGTTTTGTAAGACAGTGGTGAAATCCCCGGGCTCAACCTGGGAACTGCCATTGTGACTGCAAAGCTAGAGTACGGTAGAGGGGGATGGAATTCCGCGTGTAGCAGTGAAATGCGTAGATATGCGGAGGAACACCGATGGCGAAGGCAATCCCCTGGACCTGTACTGACGCTCATGCACGAAAGCGTGGGGAGCAAACAGGATTAGATACCCTGGTAGTCCACGCCCTAAACGATGTCAACTGGTTGTTGGGTCTTAACTGACTCAGTAACGAAGCTAACGCGTGAAGTTGACCGCCTGGGGAGTACGGCCGCAAGGTTGAAACTCAAAGGAATTGACGGGGACCCGCACAAGCGGTGGATGATGTGGTTTAATTCGATGCAACGCGAAAAACCTTACCCACCTTTGACATGTACGGAAGTTACCAGAGATGGTTTCGTGCTCGAAAGAGAACCGTAACACAGGTGCTGCATGGCTGTCGTCAGCTCGTGTCGTGAGATGTTGGGTTAAGTCCCGCAACGAGCGCAACCCTTGCCATTAGTTGCTACATTTAGTTGAGCACTCTAATGGGACTGCCGGTGACAAACCGGAGGAAGGTGGGGATGACGTCAAGTCCTCATGGCCCTTATAGGTGGGGCTACACACGTCATACAATGGCTGGTACAAAGAGTTGCCAACCCGCGAGGGGGAGCTAATCTCATAAAGCCAGTCGTAGTCCGGATCGCAGTCTGCAACTCGACTGCGTGAAGTCGGAATCGCTAGTAATCGTGGATCAGAATGTCACGGTGAATACGTTCCCGGGTCTTGTACACACCGCCCGTCACACCATGGGAGCGGGTCTCGCCAGAAGTAGGTAGCCTAACCGCAAGGAGGGCGCTTACCACGGCGGGGTTCGTGACTGGGGTGAAGTCGTAACAAGGTAGCCGTATCGGAAGGTGCGGCTGGATCACCTCCTTTCTGGAAAAATGCTGCTTTAAGTTGAACGTCCACACTTATCGGTTGTTGGAACAAGCCAAAACGGGTTTGTATTGAGAAATCGATGCGAGCAAGAAATTGGAATGGGTCTGTAGCTCAGCTGGTTAGAGCACTGTGTTGATAACGCAGGGGTCGTTGGTTCGAGCCCAACTAGACCCACCAGTACTTCGGTACTGAATCCAACATCTGGATTGACAATCCCGGGGGATTAGCTCAGCTGGGAGAGCACCTGCTTTGCAAGCAGGGGGTCGTCGGTTCGATCCCGTCATCCTCCACCAGGTTAAAAATGATAGCGTCCAGTGATGCTATAATCGTGGGCTCAGCAAGTGCTACAAAGCATGGGTTGAGAAGGCGAAAACAGAAATTCAATATAAAAGCAGTCTGAAGCAGACTGCTTTTATATTGATCTTTGATCAATAGGCTGTTCTTTAAAAATTCATAGAGTCGAAATCAGCGTTGCTGGTGGAAAGCATTAACCAAGGTTAATGCACCGTGCCATCAGCAACTTTTTGATTGCGTCAAAACAAATATTTTGCGAAAGCAAAGATATTTAGTAATGACGAATATTCTCAAAGCTGTGTCGAAAGATACAGCCAAAGATATTCACATTACGGCATAACGCGTGAGGTGTAAGACCTCACCAGTCTTTGAAGTTCTAGAGCTTTGTGTTTCGCAAGAGACGTCAAAGTTATAGGGTCAAGTGACTAAGAGCATATGGTGGATGCCTTGGCGATGATAGGCGACGAAAGACGTGATAGCCTGCGATAAGCTTCGGGGAGCTGGCAAATAAGCTTTGATCCGGAGATTTCTGAATGGGGGAACCCACCTAGCAATAGGTATCGCATACTGAATTCATAGGTATGCGAAGCGAACCTGGAGAACTGAAACATCTAAGTACCCAGAGGAAAAGACATCAACCGAGATTCCGATAGTAGTGGCGAGCGAATTCGGAAGAGCCTTGCAGTGATAGTCGACCGGTTAACAAAATGGCATGGAAAGGCCAACCATAGTGGGTGATAGTCCCGTATGTGAAAACCGATCGGTGGTACTAGGCTGCAGACAAGTAGGGCGGGGCACGAGAAACCCTGTCTGAATATAGGGGGACCATCCTCTAAGGCTAAATACTCATCATCGACCGATAGTGAACCAGTACCGTGAGGGAAAGGCGAAAAGAACCCCGGGAGGGGAGTGAAATAGATCCTGAAACCGTATGCTTACAAAAAGTAGGAGCCTCGTAAGGGGTGACTGCGTACCTTTTGTATAATGGGTCAGCGACTTACATTCAGTGGCAAGCTTAACCGAATAGGGGAGGCGCAGAGAAATCGAGTCCGAATAGGGCGAACAGTCGCTGGGTGTAGACCCGAAACCAAGTGATCTATCCATGGCCAGGATGAAGGTGCCGTAACAGGTACTGGAGGTCCGAACCCACTAATGTTGCAAAATTAGGGGATGAGCTGTGGATAGGGGTGAAAGGCTAAACAAACTTGGAAATAGCTGGTTCTCTCCGAAAACTATTTAGGTAGTGCCTCAAGTATTACCGTCGGGGGTAGAGCACTGTTTAGGCTAGGGGGTCATGGCGACTTACCAAACCTATGCAAACTCCGAATACCGACGAGTACAGCTTGGGAGACAGAGCACCGGGTGCTAACGTCCGGACTCAAGAGGGAAACAACCCAGACCGCCAGCTAAGGTCCCTAAAATTGGCTAAGTGGGAAACGAAGTGGGAAGGCTAAAACAGTCAGGATGTTGGCTTAGAAGCAGCCATCATTTAAAGAAAGCGTAATAGCTCACTGATCGAGTCGTCCTGCGCGGAAGATGTAACGGGGCTAAGCCAGTTACCGAAGCTGCGGATGTGCAATTTATTGCACGTGGTAGGAGAGCGTTCTGTAAGCCTGTGAAGGTGTCTGGAGACGGATGCTGGAGGTATCAGAAGTGCGAATGCTGACATGAGTAGCGTTAAAGGGGGTGAAAAGCCCCCTCGCCGTAAGCGCAAGGTTTCCTACGCAACGTTCATCGGCGTAGGGTGAGTCGGCCCCTAAGGCGAGGCAGAGATGCGTAGCTGATGGGAAACAGGTCAATATTCCTGTACCGATCAATAGTGCGATGTGGGGACGGAGAAGGTTAGCTCAGCCAACTGTTGGATATGTTGGTTCAAGCGTGTAGTCGTGCTCTTTAGGCAAATCCGGAGAGCTAAGATGAGGCGTGATAACGAGTGTGCTTGCACACGAAGTGAGTGATACCCTGCTTCCAGGAAAAGCCACTAAGCTTCAGCTATTGACGACCGTACCGCAAACCGACACTGGTGCGCGAGATGAGTATTCTAAGGCGCTTGAGAGAACTCAGGAGAAGGAACTCGGCAAATTAACACCGTAACTTCGGGAGAAGGTGTGCCCTAAGTCAGTGAAGTTGAACAAACGGAGCTAAAAAGGGCTGCAAAAAATTGGTGGCTGCGACTGTTTAATAAAAACACAGCACTCTGCAAACACGAAAGTGGACGTATAGGGTGTGACGCCTGCCCGGTGCTGGAAGATTAAATGATGGGGTGCAAGCTCTTGATTGAAGTCCCAGTAAACGGCGGCCGTAACTATAACGGTCCTAAGGTAGCGAAATTCCTTGTCGGGTAAGTTCCGACCTGCACGAATGGCGTAACGATGGCCACACTGTCTCCTCCTGAGACTCAGCGAAGTTGAAATGTTTGTGATGATGCAATCTCCCCGCGGAAAGACGGAAAGACCCCATGAACCTTTACTGTAGCTTTGTATTGGACTTTGAACGGATCTGTGTAGGATAGGTGGGAGGCTTTGAAGTGTGGTCGCTAGATCACATGGAGCCAACGTTGAAATACCACCCTGGTGCGTTTGAGGTTCTAACCTTGGTCCATTATCTGGATCGGGGACAGTGCATGGTAGGCAGTTTGACTGGGGCGGTCTCCTCCCAAAGCGTAACGGAGGAGTTCGAAGGTACGCTAGTTACGGTCGGACATCGTGACGATAGTGCAATGGCATAAGCGTGCTTAACTGCGAGACTGACAAGTCGAGCAGATGCGAAAGCAGGACATAGTGATCCGGTGGTTCTGTATGGAAGGGCCATCGCTCAACGGATAAAAGGTACTCTGGGGATAACAGGCTGATACCGCCCAAGAGTTCATATCGACGGCGGTGTTTGGCACCTCGATGTCGGCTCATCTCATCCTGGGGCTGTAGTCGGTCCCAAGGGTATGGCTGTTCGCCATTTAAAGAGGTACGTGAGCTGGGTTTAAAACGTCGTGAGACAGTTTGGTCCCTATCTTCCGTGGGCGCTGCAGATTTGAGGAAGCCTGCTCCTAGTACGAGAGGACCGGAGTGGACACACCTCTGGTGTACCTGTTGTCACGCCAGTGGCATCGCAGGGTAGCTAAGTGTGGAAGAGATAACCGCTGAAAGCATCTAAGCGGGAAACTCGTTTCAAGATGAGATCTGCCGGGGCCTTGAGCCCCCTGAAGGGTCGTTGTAGACCACGACGTTGATAGGCTGGGTGTGGAAGCGCAGTAATGCGTTAAGCTAACCAGTACTAATTGCCCGAGAGGCTTGACCCTATAACTTTGGGTTTAGCTCAGAAAATAAAAGACAGAATGAATTGTGAAAACGATCATTCAAGTTATGCCAAATAGGCGCAATCGAATAAGCTGATTAAGACTCTATGAATTCGTTGGATTGAAAGCAATCGATTAAGAAGTTAATCGAGAAAATAAGCGATCGATCTGACAAAAAGTTTATGCCTGATGACCATAGCAAGTTGGTACCACTCCTTCCCATCCCGAACAGGACCGTGAAACGACTTAGCGCCGATGATAGTGCGGGTTCCCGTGTGAAAGTAGGTCATCGTCAGGCTCTTACGCCAAAACGCCTGGCTCACGCCAGGCGTTTTCTTCTCTCTCTTCGCAAGAGGGGTGAGAAGAAAACGCAAAAACGTTTTAAAAGTACTGTGAAAACAGTGCTACAATCTAAGGCTTCGCTGATCACAGCAAGCAACGAAATTCAAGTGGTTTTAAAGCTGTTTGAGTTCTCAGATCCTTAAAAAAATACAGCCGATAAGTGTGGGCGTTTGATGGCAAGCAGCCAGTTCTTCGGAACAAAACTCTTCGGAGTATCAAGCGCTCACGAAAACAGTAATTATGGAAGAATTTATTCTTCTTAATTCCGTCAAGTGAGTGAGCAGTCGAAAGACTTTAAATTCAAG is part of the Comamonas sp. Y33R10-2 genome and harbors:
- a CDS encoding aspartate kinase, which translates into the protein MALIVHKYGGTSMGSTERIRNVAKRVAKWARAGHQLVVVPSAMSGETNRLLGLASELAPSQAKNSYYRELDMLASTGEQVSSALLAIALQAEGVESVSYAGWQVPVRTDSSFTKARIESIDDKRVRADLDAGRVVIVTGFQGIDPDGNITTLGRGGSDTSAVAVAAALKAAEVLIYTDVDGVYTTDPRVVSAAKRLGTVSFEEMLEMASLGSKVLQIRSVEFAGKYKVPMRVLSSFTPWDIDLQEEAKSGTLITFEEDEKMEKAVVSGIAFNRGEAKISVLGVPDTPGIAAGILGPVADANIEVDVIIQNISKDGKTDFSFTVSQGDYQRALELLSEKVAPALGASEVVGNPNIAKVSIVGIGMRSHVGVASTMFRTLSKEGVNIQMISTSEIKTSVVIDEKYLELAVRSLHTAFGLDKTE